A window of the Diceros bicornis minor isolate mBicDic1 chromosome 28, mDicBic1.mat.cur, whole genome shotgun sequence genome harbors these coding sequences:
- the ARRDC1 gene encoding arrestin domain-containing protein 1 isoform X2, which translates to MGRVQLFEVCLSHGRVVYSPGEPLVGAVRVRLGASLPFRAIRVTCTGSCRVSNKANDAAWVAEEGYFNSALSLADRGSLPAGEHNFPFQFLLPATAPTSFEGPFGKIVHQVRATIDTPRFSKDHQCSRVFYILSPLNLNSIPDIEQPNVAFTTKKFSYKLVKTGSVVLTASTDLRGYVVGQVLRLQADIENQSGKDTSPVVASLLQKVSYKAKRWIYDVRTIAEVEGAGVKAWRRAQWREQILVPALPQSALPGCSLIHIDYYLQVSLKVPEATVTLPVFIGNIPVNHVPLSPQPGPCPPPGALSPVTPSAPPQEEDEAVASGPHLEDPISLFTKSHSQQQPLPAAFGSVPGAPEPRAQDGSPASHSLPPPLCISTGATVPYFAEGSGGPVPTTSTLILPPEYSSWGYPCEAPPSYEQSCGGADPGLTPGS; encoded by the exons CCATCCGAGTGACCTGCACGGGTTCCTGCAGGGTCTCAAACAAGGCCAATGATGCAGCGTGGGTGGCGGAGGAGGGCTACTTCAACAGCGCTCTGTCGCTGGCCGACAGGG GGAGCCTGCCTGCTGGAGAGCACAACTTCCCCTTCCAGTTCCTGCTTCCTG ccacagcGCCCACGTCCTTTGAGGGCCCTTTTGGGAAGATTGTGCACCAGGTGCGGGCCACCATTGACACGCCACGTTTCTCTAAGGATCACCAGTGTAGCCGCGTGTTCTACATCTTGAGCCCCCTGAACCTGAACAGCATCCCAGACATCGAG CAACCCAATGTGGCCTTCACCACCAAGAAGTTCTCCTACAAGCTGGTGAAGACGGGCAGCGTGGTCCTCACTGCCAGCACCGACCTCCGCGGCTACGTGGTGGGGCAGGTGCTGCGGCTGCAGGCCGACATTGAGAACCAGTCGGGAAAGGACACTAGCCCTGTGGTGGCCAGTCTGCTGCAG AAAGTGTCCTATAAGGCCAAGCGCTGGATCTACGATGTGCGGACCATTGCAGAGGTGGAGGGTGCGGGCGTCAAGGCCTGGAGGCGGGCACAGTGGCGAGAGCAGATCCTGGTGCCCGCCCTGCCGCAGTCGGCCCTGCCCGGCTGCAGCCTCATCCACATTGACTACTACTTGCAG gtcTCCCTGAAGGTGCCGGAAGCCACAGTGACCCTCCCGGTCTTCATCGGCAATATCCCTGTGAACCATGTTCCGCTGAGCCCCCAGCCAGGCCCATGTCCTCCTCCTGGGGCCCTGTCCCCAGTGACGCCCTCAGCACCCCCCCAGGAGGAGGATGAGGCTGTGGCCAGTGGCCCCCACCTCGAGGACCCCATCTCCCTCTTCACCAAGAGCCACTCACAGCAGCAGCCACTGCCTGCCGCCTTCGGCTCTGTGCCTGGCGCCCCTGAACCACGTGCTCAGGATGGCAGCCCTGCCTCCCACTCTTTGCCCCCTCCCTTGTGCATCTCCACAGGTGCCACCGTCCCCTACTTTGCAGAGGGCTCCGGGGGGCCAGTGCCCACCACCAGTACCTTGATCCTGCCGCCAGAGTACAGCTCCTGGGGCTACCCCTGTG AGGCCCCGCCGTCCTATGAGCAGAGCTGTGGAGGTGCGGACCCCGGCCTGACCCCTGGGAGCTGA
- the ARRDC1 gene encoding arrestin domain-containing protein 1 isoform X3, with amino-acid sequence MLQIWKQDRASVEEYGQGQAAPVMLDICSCYLLQSIRVTCTGSCRVSNKANDAAWVAEEGYFNSALSLADRGSLPAGEHNFPFQFLLPATAPTSFEGPFGKIVHQVRATIDTPRFSKDHQCSRVFYILSPLNLNSIPDIEQPNVAFTTKKFSYKLVKTGSVVLTASTDLRGYVVGQVLRLQADIENQSGKDTSPVVASLLQKVSYKAKRWIYDVRTIAEVEGAGVKAWRRAQWREQILVPALPQSALPGCSLIHIDYYLQVSLKVPEATVTLPVFIGNIPVNHVPLSPQPGPCPPPGALSPVTPSAPPQEEDEAVASGPHLEDPISLFTKSHSQQQPLPAAFGSVPGAPEPRAQDGSPASHSLPPPLCISTGATVPYFAEGSGGPVPTTSTLILPPEYSSWGYPCEAPPSYEQSCGGADPGLTPGS; translated from the exons CCATCCGAGTGACCTGCACGGGTTCCTGCAGGGTCTCAAACAAGGCCAATGATGCAGCGTGGGTGGCGGAGGAGGGCTACTTCAACAGCGCTCTGTCGCTGGCCGACAGGG GGAGCCTGCCTGCTGGAGAGCACAACTTCCCCTTCCAGTTCCTGCTTCCTG ccacagcGCCCACGTCCTTTGAGGGCCCTTTTGGGAAGATTGTGCACCAGGTGCGGGCCACCATTGACACGCCACGTTTCTCTAAGGATCACCAGTGTAGCCGCGTGTTCTACATCTTGAGCCCCCTGAACCTGAACAGCATCCCAGACATCGAG CAACCCAATGTGGCCTTCACCACCAAGAAGTTCTCCTACAAGCTGGTGAAGACGGGCAGCGTGGTCCTCACTGCCAGCACCGACCTCCGCGGCTACGTGGTGGGGCAGGTGCTGCGGCTGCAGGCCGACATTGAGAACCAGTCGGGAAAGGACACTAGCCCTGTGGTGGCCAGTCTGCTGCAG AAAGTGTCCTATAAGGCCAAGCGCTGGATCTACGATGTGCGGACCATTGCAGAGGTGGAGGGTGCGGGCGTCAAGGCCTGGAGGCGGGCACAGTGGCGAGAGCAGATCCTGGTGCCCGCCCTGCCGCAGTCGGCCCTGCCCGGCTGCAGCCTCATCCACATTGACTACTACTTGCAG gtcTCCCTGAAGGTGCCGGAAGCCACAGTGACCCTCCCGGTCTTCATCGGCAATATCCCTGTGAACCATGTTCCGCTGAGCCCCCAGCCAGGCCCATGTCCTCCTCCTGGGGCCCTGTCCCCAGTGACGCCCTCAGCACCCCCCCAGGAGGAGGATGAGGCTGTGGCCAGTGGCCCCCACCTCGAGGACCCCATCTCCCTCTTCACCAAGAGCCACTCACAGCAGCAGCCACTGCCTGCCGCCTTCGGCTCTGTGCCTGGCGCCCCTGAACCACGTGCTCAGGATGGCAGCCCTGCCTCCCACTCTTTGCCCCCTCCCTTGTGCATCTCCACAGGTGCCACCGTCCCCTACTTTGCAGAGGGCTCCGGGGGGCCAGTGCCCACCACCAGTACCTTGATCCTGCCGCCAGAGTACAGCTCCTGGGGCTACCCCTGTG AGGCCCCGCCGTCCTATGAGCAGAGCTGTGGAGGTGCGGACCCCGGCCTGACCCCTGGGAGCTGA
- the ARRDC1 gene encoding arrestin domain-containing protein 1 isoform X5, with protein sequence MLQIWKQDRASVEEYGQGQAAPAIRVTCTGSCRVSNKANDAAWVAEEGYFNSALSLADRGSLPAGEHNFPFQFLLPATAPTSFEGPFGKIVHQVRATIDTPRFSKDHQCSRVFYILSPLNLNSIPDIEQPNVAFTTKKFSYKLVKTGSVVLTASTDLRGYVVGQVLRLQADIENQSGKDTSPVVASLLQKVSYKAKRWIYDVRTIAEVEGAGVKAWRRAQWREQILVPALPQSALPGCSLIHIDYYLQVSLKVPEATVTLPVFIGNIPVNHVPLSPQPGPCPPPGALSPVTPSAPPQEEDEAVASGPHLEDPISLFTKSHSQQQPLPAAFGSVPGAPEPRAQDGSPASHSLPPPLCISTGATVPYFAEGSGGPVPTTSTLILPPEYSSWGYPCEAPPSYEQSCGGADPGLTPGS encoded by the exons CCATCCGAGTGACCTGCACGGGTTCCTGCAGGGTCTCAAACAAGGCCAATGATGCAGCGTGGGTGGCGGAGGAGGGCTACTTCAACAGCGCTCTGTCGCTGGCCGACAGGG GGAGCCTGCCTGCTGGAGAGCACAACTTCCCCTTCCAGTTCCTGCTTCCTG ccacagcGCCCACGTCCTTTGAGGGCCCTTTTGGGAAGATTGTGCACCAGGTGCGGGCCACCATTGACACGCCACGTTTCTCTAAGGATCACCAGTGTAGCCGCGTGTTCTACATCTTGAGCCCCCTGAACCTGAACAGCATCCCAGACATCGAG CAACCCAATGTGGCCTTCACCACCAAGAAGTTCTCCTACAAGCTGGTGAAGACGGGCAGCGTGGTCCTCACTGCCAGCACCGACCTCCGCGGCTACGTGGTGGGGCAGGTGCTGCGGCTGCAGGCCGACATTGAGAACCAGTCGGGAAAGGACACTAGCCCTGTGGTGGCCAGTCTGCTGCAG AAAGTGTCCTATAAGGCCAAGCGCTGGATCTACGATGTGCGGACCATTGCAGAGGTGGAGGGTGCGGGCGTCAAGGCCTGGAGGCGGGCACAGTGGCGAGAGCAGATCCTGGTGCCCGCCCTGCCGCAGTCGGCCCTGCCCGGCTGCAGCCTCATCCACATTGACTACTACTTGCAG gtcTCCCTGAAGGTGCCGGAAGCCACAGTGACCCTCCCGGTCTTCATCGGCAATATCCCTGTGAACCATGTTCCGCTGAGCCCCCAGCCAGGCCCATGTCCTCCTCCTGGGGCCCTGTCCCCAGTGACGCCCTCAGCACCCCCCCAGGAGGAGGATGAGGCTGTGGCCAGTGGCCCCCACCTCGAGGACCCCATCTCCCTCTTCACCAAGAGCCACTCACAGCAGCAGCCACTGCCTGCCGCCTTCGGCTCTGTGCCTGGCGCCCCTGAACCACGTGCTCAGGATGGCAGCCCTGCCTCCCACTCTTTGCCCCCTCCCTTGTGCATCTCCACAGGTGCCACCGTCCCCTACTTTGCAGAGGGCTCCGGGGGGCCAGTGCCCACCACCAGTACCTTGATCCTGCCGCCAGAGTACAGCTCCTGGGGCTACCCCTGTG AGGCCCCGCCGTCCTATGAGCAGAGCTGTGGAGGTGCGGACCCCGGCCTGACCCCTGGGAGCTGA
- the ARRDC1 gene encoding arrestin domain-containing protein 1 isoform X9, which yields MGRVQLFEVCLSHGRVVYSPGEPLVGAVRVRLGSLPAGEHNFPFQFLLPATAPTSFEGPFGKIVHQVRATIDTPRFSKDHQCSRVFYILSPLNLNSIPDIEQPNVAFTTKKFSYKLVKTGSVVLTASTDLRGYVVGQVLRLQADIENQSGKDTSPVVASLLQKVSYKAKRWIYDVRTIAEVEGAGVKAWRRAQWREQILVPALPQSALPGCSLIHIDYYLQVSLKVPEATVTLPVFIGNIPVNHVPLSPQPGPCPPPGALSPVTPSAPPQEEDEAVASGPHLEDPISLFTKSHSQQQPLPAAFGSVPGAPEPRAQDGSPASHSLPPPLCISTGATVPYFAEGSGGPVPTTSTLILPPEYSSWGYPCEAPPSYEQSCGGADPGLTPGS from the exons GGAGCCTGCCTGCTGGAGAGCACAACTTCCCCTTCCAGTTCCTGCTTCCTG ccacagcGCCCACGTCCTTTGAGGGCCCTTTTGGGAAGATTGTGCACCAGGTGCGGGCCACCATTGACACGCCACGTTTCTCTAAGGATCACCAGTGTAGCCGCGTGTTCTACATCTTGAGCCCCCTGAACCTGAACAGCATCCCAGACATCGAG CAACCCAATGTGGCCTTCACCACCAAGAAGTTCTCCTACAAGCTGGTGAAGACGGGCAGCGTGGTCCTCACTGCCAGCACCGACCTCCGCGGCTACGTGGTGGGGCAGGTGCTGCGGCTGCAGGCCGACATTGAGAACCAGTCGGGAAAGGACACTAGCCCTGTGGTGGCCAGTCTGCTGCAG AAAGTGTCCTATAAGGCCAAGCGCTGGATCTACGATGTGCGGACCATTGCAGAGGTGGAGGGTGCGGGCGTCAAGGCCTGGAGGCGGGCACAGTGGCGAGAGCAGATCCTGGTGCCCGCCCTGCCGCAGTCGGCCCTGCCCGGCTGCAGCCTCATCCACATTGACTACTACTTGCAG gtcTCCCTGAAGGTGCCGGAAGCCACAGTGACCCTCCCGGTCTTCATCGGCAATATCCCTGTGAACCATGTTCCGCTGAGCCCCCAGCCAGGCCCATGTCCTCCTCCTGGGGCCCTGTCCCCAGTGACGCCCTCAGCACCCCCCCAGGAGGAGGATGAGGCTGTGGCCAGTGGCCCCCACCTCGAGGACCCCATCTCCCTCTTCACCAAGAGCCACTCACAGCAGCAGCCACTGCCTGCCGCCTTCGGCTCTGTGCCTGGCGCCCCTGAACCACGTGCTCAGGATGGCAGCCCTGCCTCCCACTCTTTGCCCCCTCCCTTGTGCATCTCCACAGGTGCCACCGTCCCCTACTTTGCAGAGGGCTCCGGGGGGCCAGTGCCCACCACCAGTACCTTGATCCTGCCGCCAGAGTACAGCTCCTGGGGCTACCCCTGTG AGGCCCCGCCGTCCTATGAGCAGAGCTGTGGAGGTGCGGACCCCGGCCTGACCCCTGGGAGCTGA
- the ARRDC1 gene encoding arrestin domain-containing protein 1 isoform X8 — MLQIWKQDRASVEEYGQGQAAPVMLDICSCYLLQWSLPAGEHNFPFQFLLPATAPTSFEGPFGKIVHQVRATIDTPRFSKDHQCSRVFYILSPLNLNSIPDIEQPNVAFTTKKFSYKLVKTGSVVLTASTDLRGYVVGQVLRLQADIENQSGKDTSPVVASLLQKVSYKAKRWIYDVRTIAEVEGAGVKAWRRAQWREQILVPALPQSALPGCSLIHIDYYLQVSLKVPEATVTLPVFIGNIPVNHVPLSPQPGPCPPPGALSPVTPSAPPQEEDEAVASGPHLEDPISLFTKSHSQQQPLPAAFGSVPGAPEPRAQDGSPASHSLPPPLCISTGATVPYFAEGSGGPVPTTSTLILPPEYSSWGYPCEAPPSYEQSCGGADPGLTPGS; from the exons GGAGCCTGCCTGCTGGAGAGCACAACTTCCCCTTCCAGTTCCTGCTTCCTG ccacagcGCCCACGTCCTTTGAGGGCCCTTTTGGGAAGATTGTGCACCAGGTGCGGGCCACCATTGACACGCCACGTTTCTCTAAGGATCACCAGTGTAGCCGCGTGTTCTACATCTTGAGCCCCCTGAACCTGAACAGCATCCCAGACATCGAG CAACCCAATGTGGCCTTCACCACCAAGAAGTTCTCCTACAAGCTGGTGAAGACGGGCAGCGTGGTCCTCACTGCCAGCACCGACCTCCGCGGCTACGTGGTGGGGCAGGTGCTGCGGCTGCAGGCCGACATTGAGAACCAGTCGGGAAAGGACACTAGCCCTGTGGTGGCCAGTCTGCTGCAG AAAGTGTCCTATAAGGCCAAGCGCTGGATCTACGATGTGCGGACCATTGCAGAGGTGGAGGGTGCGGGCGTCAAGGCCTGGAGGCGGGCACAGTGGCGAGAGCAGATCCTGGTGCCCGCCCTGCCGCAGTCGGCCCTGCCCGGCTGCAGCCTCATCCACATTGACTACTACTTGCAG gtcTCCCTGAAGGTGCCGGAAGCCACAGTGACCCTCCCGGTCTTCATCGGCAATATCCCTGTGAACCATGTTCCGCTGAGCCCCCAGCCAGGCCCATGTCCTCCTCCTGGGGCCCTGTCCCCAGTGACGCCCTCAGCACCCCCCCAGGAGGAGGATGAGGCTGTGGCCAGTGGCCCCCACCTCGAGGACCCCATCTCCCTCTTCACCAAGAGCCACTCACAGCAGCAGCCACTGCCTGCCGCCTTCGGCTCTGTGCCTGGCGCCCCTGAACCACGTGCTCAGGATGGCAGCCCTGCCTCCCACTCTTTGCCCCCTCCCTTGTGCATCTCCACAGGTGCCACCGTCCCCTACTTTGCAGAGGGCTCCGGGGGGCCAGTGCCCACCACCAGTACCTTGATCCTGCCGCCAGAGTACAGCTCCTGGGGCTACCCCTGTG AGGCCCCGCCGTCCTATGAGCAGAGCTGTGGAGGTGCGGACCCCGGCCTGACCCCTGGGAGCTGA
- the ARRDC1 gene encoding arrestin domain-containing protein 1 isoform X7: MGRVQLFEVCLSHGRVVYSPGEPLVGAVRVRLGASLPFRGSLPAGEHNFPFQFLLPATAPTSFEGPFGKIVHQVRATIDTPRFSKDHQCSRVFYILSPLNLNSIPDIEQPNVAFTTKKFSYKLVKTGSVVLTASTDLRGYVVGQVLRLQADIENQSGKDTSPVVASLLQKVSYKAKRWIYDVRTIAEVEGAGVKAWRRAQWREQILVPALPQSALPGCSLIHIDYYLQVSLKVPEATVTLPVFIGNIPVNHVPLSPQPGPCPPPGALSPVTPSAPPQEEDEAVASGPHLEDPISLFTKSHSQQQPLPAAFGSVPGAPEPRAQDGSPASHSLPPPLCISTGATVPYFAEGSGGPVPTTSTLILPPEYSSWGYPCEAPPSYEQSCGGADPGLTPGS; encoded by the exons GGAGCCTGCCTGCTGGAGAGCACAACTTCCCCTTCCAGTTCCTGCTTCCTG ccacagcGCCCACGTCCTTTGAGGGCCCTTTTGGGAAGATTGTGCACCAGGTGCGGGCCACCATTGACACGCCACGTTTCTCTAAGGATCACCAGTGTAGCCGCGTGTTCTACATCTTGAGCCCCCTGAACCTGAACAGCATCCCAGACATCGAG CAACCCAATGTGGCCTTCACCACCAAGAAGTTCTCCTACAAGCTGGTGAAGACGGGCAGCGTGGTCCTCACTGCCAGCACCGACCTCCGCGGCTACGTGGTGGGGCAGGTGCTGCGGCTGCAGGCCGACATTGAGAACCAGTCGGGAAAGGACACTAGCCCTGTGGTGGCCAGTCTGCTGCAG AAAGTGTCCTATAAGGCCAAGCGCTGGATCTACGATGTGCGGACCATTGCAGAGGTGGAGGGTGCGGGCGTCAAGGCCTGGAGGCGGGCACAGTGGCGAGAGCAGATCCTGGTGCCCGCCCTGCCGCAGTCGGCCCTGCCCGGCTGCAGCCTCATCCACATTGACTACTACTTGCAG gtcTCCCTGAAGGTGCCGGAAGCCACAGTGACCCTCCCGGTCTTCATCGGCAATATCCCTGTGAACCATGTTCCGCTGAGCCCCCAGCCAGGCCCATGTCCTCCTCCTGGGGCCCTGTCCCCAGTGACGCCCTCAGCACCCCCCCAGGAGGAGGATGAGGCTGTGGCCAGTGGCCCCCACCTCGAGGACCCCATCTCCCTCTTCACCAAGAGCCACTCACAGCAGCAGCCACTGCCTGCCGCCTTCGGCTCTGTGCCTGGCGCCCCTGAACCACGTGCTCAGGATGGCAGCCCTGCCTCCCACTCTTTGCCCCCTCCCTTGTGCATCTCCACAGGTGCCACCGTCCCCTACTTTGCAGAGGGCTCCGGGGGGCCAGTGCCCACCACCAGTACCTTGATCCTGCCGCCAGAGTACAGCTCCTGGGGCTACCCCTGTG AGGCCCCGCCGTCCTATGAGCAGAGCTGTGGAGGTGCGGACCCCGGCCTGACCCCTGGGAGCTGA
- the ARRDC1 gene encoding arrestin domain-containing protein 1 isoform X4: MGRVQLFEVCLSHGRVVYSPGEPLVGAVRVRLAIRVTCTGSCRVSNKANDAAWVAEEGYFNSALSLADRGSLPAGEHNFPFQFLLPATAPTSFEGPFGKIVHQVRATIDTPRFSKDHQCSRVFYILSPLNLNSIPDIEQPNVAFTTKKFSYKLVKTGSVVLTASTDLRGYVVGQVLRLQADIENQSGKDTSPVVASLLQKVSYKAKRWIYDVRTIAEVEGAGVKAWRRAQWREQILVPALPQSALPGCSLIHIDYYLQVSLKVPEATVTLPVFIGNIPVNHVPLSPQPGPCPPPGALSPVTPSAPPQEEDEAVASGPHLEDPISLFTKSHSQQQPLPAAFGSVPGAPEPRAQDGSPASHSLPPPLCISTGATVPYFAEGSGGPVPTTSTLILPPEYSSWGYPCEAPPSYEQSCGGADPGLTPGS; this comes from the exons CCATCCGAGTGACCTGCACGGGTTCCTGCAGGGTCTCAAACAAGGCCAATGATGCAGCGTGGGTGGCGGAGGAGGGCTACTTCAACAGCGCTCTGTCGCTGGCCGACAGGG GGAGCCTGCCTGCTGGAGAGCACAACTTCCCCTTCCAGTTCCTGCTTCCTG ccacagcGCCCACGTCCTTTGAGGGCCCTTTTGGGAAGATTGTGCACCAGGTGCGGGCCACCATTGACACGCCACGTTTCTCTAAGGATCACCAGTGTAGCCGCGTGTTCTACATCTTGAGCCCCCTGAACCTGAACAGCATCCCAGACATCGAG CAACCCAATGTGGCCTTCACCACCAAGAAGTTCTCCTACAAGCTGGTGAAGACGGGCAGCGTGGTCCTCACTGCCAGCACCGACCTCCGCGGCTACGTGGTGGGGCAGGTGCTGCGGCTGCAGGCCGACATTGAGAACCAGTCGGGAAAGGACACTAGCCCTGTGGTGGCCAGTCTGCTGCAG AAAGTGTCCTATAAGGCCAAGCGCTGGATCTACGATGTGCGGACCATTGCAGAGGTGGAGGGTGCGGGCGTCAAGGCCTGGAGGCGGGCACAGTGGCGAGAGCAGATCCTGGTGCCCGCCCTGCCGCAGTCGGCCCTGCCCGGCTGCAGCCTCATCCACATTGACTACTACTTGCAG gtcTCCCTGAAGGTGCCGGAAGCCACAGTGACCCTCCCGGTCTTCATCGGCAATATCCCTGTGAACCATGTTCCGCTGAGCCCCCAGCCAGGCCCATGTCCTCCTCCTGGGGCCCTGTCCCCAGTGACGCCCTCAGCACCCCCCCAGGAGGAGGATGAGGCTGTGGCCAGTGGCCCCCACCTCGAGGACCCCATCTCCCTCTTCACCAAGAGCCACTCACAGCAGCAGCCACTGCCTGCCGCCTTCGGCTCTGTGCCTGGCGCCCCTGAACCACGTGCTCAGGATGGCAGCCCTGCCTCCCACTCTTTGCCCCCTCCCTTGTGCATCTCCACAGGTGCCACCGTCCCCTACTTTGCAGAGGGCTCCGGGGGGCCAGTGCCCACCACCAGTACCTTGATCCTGCCGCCAGAGTACAGCTCCTGGGGCTACCCCTGTG AGGCCCCGCCGTCCTATGAGCAGAGCTGTGGAGGTGCGGACCCCGGCCTGACCCCTGGGAGCTGA